A stretch of Labrus mixtus chromosome 7, fLabMix1.1, whole genome shotgun sequence DNA encodes these proteins:
- the tardbpb gene encoding TAR DNA-binding protein 43 isoform X2, giving the protein MAEVYIRVAEEENEEPMEIPSEDDGTVLLSTVAAQFPGACGLRFRSPVSQCMRGVRLVEGILHAPENGWGNVVYVVNYPKDNKRKMEEIDASSAVKMKRGDMKTSDLIVLGLPWKTSEQDLKDYFSTFGEVIMVQVKRDAKTGNSKGFGFVRFTEYESQEKVISQRHMIDGRWCDCKLPNSKQGPDEPLRSRKVFVGRCTEDMTTDDLRQFFMQYGEVTDVFIPKPFRAFAFVTFADDQVAQSLCGEDLIIKGVSVHISNAEPKHGNRQFDRTTRFGNGFGAQAFGSSRSGLGGSSTNSSLANFGSFSLNPAMMAAAQAALQSSWGMMGMLASQQQTSTSGSTSSGTSSSRDPSQSFSAGNSNYGTSSASLGWGTGSNSATSGSGFSSGFGSSMESKSSGWGM; this is encoded by the exons atgGCGGAAGTTTATATTAGAGTGGCGGAGGAGGAAAACGAGGAGCCCATGGAGATCCCGTCCGAGGACGACGGCACTGTTCTGCTTTCAACCGTGGCAGCTCAGTTTCCAGGGGCGTGTGGCCTACGATTCAGGAGCCCCGTCTCCCAGTGCATGCGAGGAGTGCGTCTCGTGGAAGGGATCCTGCACGCGCCCGAAAACGGATGGGGGAATGTGGTGTACGTGGTGAACTATCCAAAAG acaacaaaagaaaaatggaggaAATTGATGCCTCCTCTGCTGTGAAAATGAAGAGAGGGGACATGAAGACGTCTGATCTGATCGTCCTGGGTCTTCCTTGGAAAACATCTGAGCAGGACCTTAAAGACTACTTTAGCACATTTGGAGAAGTCATTATGGTTCAG GTGAAACGAGATGCGAAGACTGGGAACTCTAAAGGATTTGGCTTTGTAAGGTTCACTGAGTATGAGTCTCAAGAAAAGGTGATCTCTCAGCGCCATATGATTGACGGAAGATGGTGTGACTGCAAGCTCCCTAACTCAAAG CAAGGTCCAGATGAGCCATTAAGGAGCCGTAAAGTGTTTGTTGGCCGTTGCACAGAAGACATGACCACAGATGATCTAAGGCAGTTCTTTATGCAGTATGGAGAAGTCACAGATGTCTTCATCCCCAAGCCATTCCGTGCTTTTGCCTTCGTCACATTTGCAGATGATCAG gtTGCCCAGTCTCTCTGTGGAGAGGACCTAATAATCAAAGGCGTCAGTGTTCATATCTCAAATGCTGAGCCCAAACATGGCAATAGGCAGTTTGACCGCACCACACGTTTTGGGAATGGCTTTGGGGCTCAAGCATTTGGTAGCAGTCGTAGCGGGTTAGGAGGGAGCAGCACTAACAGTAGTCTGGCTAACTTCGGTTCCTTTAGTCTGAACCCCGCCATGATGGCTGCGGCTCAGGCTGCACTTCAGAGTAGTTGGGGGATGATGGGAATGCTGGCTAGCCAGCAGCAGACGTCTACCTCAGGCAGTACCTCAAGTGGAACAAGCTCAAGCAGGGACCCAAGTCAGTCTTTCAGTGCAGGAAACAGCAACTATGGCACTAGCTCAGCAAGCCTGGGCTGGGGAACAGGGTCAAACTCTGCAACCAGTGGTAGTGGGTTTAGCTCAGGTTTTGGGTCCAGTATGGAGTCAAAGTCGTCTGGGTGGGGTATGTaa
- the tardbpb gene encoding TAR DNA-binding protein 43 isoform X1, whose protein sequence is MAEVYIRVAEEENEEPMEIPSEDDGTVLLSTVAAQFPGACGLRFRSPVSQCMRGVRLVEGILHAPENGWGNVVYVVNYPKDNKRKMEEIDASSAVKMKRGDMKTSDLIVLGLPWKTSEQDLKDYFSTFGEVIMVQVKRDAKTGNSKGFGFVRFTEYESQEKVISQRHMIDGRWCDCKLPNSKVNMQGPDEPLRSRKVFVGRCTEDMTTDDLRQFFMQYGEVTDVFIPKPFRAFAFVTFADDQVAQSLCGEDLIIKGVSVHISNAEPKHGNRQFDRTTRFGNGFGAQAFGSSRSGLGGSSTNSSLANFGSFSLNPAMMAAAQAALQSSWGMMGMLASQQQTSTSGSTSSGTSSSRDPSQSFSAGNSNYGTSSASLGWGTGSNSATSGSGFSSGFGSSMESKSSGWGM, encoded by the exons atgGCGGAAGTTTATATTAGAGTGGCGGAGGAGGAAAACGAGGAGCCCATGGAGATCCCGTCCGAGGACGACGGCACTGTTCTGCTTTCAACCGTGGCAGCTCAGTTTCCAGGGGCGTGTGGCCTACGATTCAGGAGCCCCGTCTCCCAGTGCATGCGAGGAGTGCGTCTCGTGGAAGGGATCCTGCACGCGCCCGAAAACGGATGGGGGAATGTGGTGTACGTGGTGAACTATCCAAAAG acaacaaaagaaaaatggaggaAATTGATGCCTCCTCTGCTGTGAAAATGAAGAGAGGGGACATGAAGACGTCTGATCTGATCGTCCTGGGTCTTCCTTGGAAAACATCTGAGCAGGACCTTAAAGACTACTTTAGCACATTTGGAGAAGTCATTATGGTTCAG GTGAAACGAGATGCGAAGACTGGGAACTCTAAAGGATTTGGCTTTGTAAGGTTCACTGAGTATGAGTCTCAAGAAAAGGTGATCTCTCAGCGCCATATGATTGACGGAAGATGGTGTGACTGCAAGCTCCCTAACTCAAAGGTGAATATG CAAGGTCCAGATGAGCCATTAAGGAGCCGTAAAGTGTTTGTTGGCCGTTGCACAGAAGACATGACCACAGATGATCTAAGGCAGTTCTTTATGCAGTATGGAGAAGTCACAGATGTCTTCATCCCCAAGCCATTCCGTGCTTTTGCCTTCGTCACATTTGCAGATGATCAG gtTGCCCAGTCTCTCTGTGGAGAGGACCTAATAATCAAAGGCGTCAGTGTTCATATCTCAAATGCTGAGCCCAAACATGGCAATAGGCAGTTTGACCGCACCACACGTTTTGGGAATGGCTTTGGGGCTCAAGCATTTGGTAGCAGTCGTAGCGGGTTAGGAGGGAGCAGCACTAACAGTAGTCTGGCTAACTTCGGTTCCTTTAGTCTGAACCCCGCCATGATGGCTGCGGCTCAGGCTGCACTTCAGAGTAGTTGGGGGATGATGGGAATGCTGGCTAGCCAGCAGCAGACGTCTACCTCAGGCAGTACCTCAAGTGGAACAAGCTCAAGCAGGGACCCAAGTCAGTCTTTCAGTGCAGGAAACAGCAACTATGGCACTAGCTCAGCAAGCCTGGGCTGGGGAACAGGGTCAAACTCTGCAACCAGTGGTAGTGGGTTTAGCTCAGGTTTTGGGTCCAGTATGGAGTCAAAGTCGTCTGGGTGGGGTATGTaa
- the cenps gene encoding centromere protein S — translation MSDRDESQQRLKAAVHFTVGRLCQKTGEDNRRDFSRQVIASMAETAFRQCDIFAKDLEAFARHAKRSTVSTEDVKLLARRSTALSIYIQNRSEELNQEHRDLKKKNTGKRKARDTEEESRE, via the exons ATGTCTGATAGAGACGAGTCGCAGCAG AGGTTAAAGGCAGCAGTGCATTTTACTGTGGGTCGTCTGTGTCAGAAGACCGGAGAGGACAACCGAAGAGACTTCAGCCGACAAGTCATCGCATCGATGGCAGAGACAGCCTTCAGACAATGTG ATATATTTGCTAAAGACCTGGAGGCTTTTGCAAG GCATGCTAAAAGAAGCACAGTGTCTACAGAAGATGTTAAGCTGTTAGCCCGCCGCAGCACTGCACTG tccATCTACATACAAAATAGAAGTGAAGAACTGAACCAGGAGCACAgggatttgaaaaagaaaaacaccggGAAAAGGAAGGccagagacactgaggaggaaaGCAGAGAATAA
- the LOC132978037 gene encoding inner membrane-spanning protein YciB — protein MFLYMLIYMAYHSSRWIPRSKRLKFQIVNVVFTALVLVPQFVILGSPKSSRYCNQPLLNNLSASIALSFIAAGFSVIVTLTDPVPQSLWASYHVFGLLTCGHGLSTAVLTLTAASCVRNRLLPFRSYIQISDSK, from the exons ATGTTCCTCTACATGCTAATCTACATGGcttatcacagcagcagatgGATACCAAGGAGTAAGAGGTTGAAATT TCAAATTGTGAATGTGGTGTTCACTGCGCTGGTTCTTGTCCCTCAGTTCGTCATCTTGGGAAG TCCCAAATCATCCAGATACTGTAACCAGCCTCTTCTGAACAACCTGTCAGCCTCCATCGCCTTGTCCTTCATAGCTGCAG GTTTCTCTGTCATAGTCACATTGACTGACCCAGTCCCTCAGAGCTTGTGGGCTTCCTATCATGTGTTTGGGCTGCTGACATGTGGACATGGATTGAGCACGGCGGTCCTCACTCTGACAGCAGCATCGTGTGTAAGAAACCGACTGTTACCATTTAGGTCCTATATTCAAATTTCAGACTCAAAGTGA
- the rbp7b gene encoding retinoid-binding protein 7 isoform X1, with protein MPVDFSGTWDIVSNVNFEGYMISLGIDFATRKIASLLKPQKVIEQEGDCFTIKTFTTFRNYDLSFKIGEEFIEVTKGLDNRSCQTVVNWENDKLVCVQRGEKKNRGWSHWIQGDELHLELTCEDQVCKQVYKRSL; from the exons ATGCCTGTTGACTTCAGTGGAACATGGGACATTGTCAGCAATGTCAATTTTGAGGGATACATGATTTCACTTG GCATTGATTTTGCAACGCGCAAGATTGCCTCACTGTTGAAGCCACAGAAGGTAATTGAGCAAGAGGGTGACTGTTtcacaataaagacattcactACTTTCAGAAACTATGATTTGTCATTCAAAATTGGAGAAGAGTTCATTGAAGTGACGAAAGGATTGGACAACAGGTCATGCCAG ACTGTAGTGAACTGGGAAAATGATAAGCTGGTGTGtgttcagagaggagagaagaagaaccgAGGGTGGTCTCACTGGATCCAGGGAGATGAGCTTCATCTG GAACTTACCTGTGAGGATCAAGTCTGCAAGCAAGTTTATAAAAGGTCTCTGTGA
- the gnb1b gene encoding guanine nucleotide binding protein (G protein), beta polypeptide 1b — translation MSELDQLRQEADQLKNQIRDARKACADATLSQITANIDPVGRIQMRTRRTLRGHLAKIYAMHWGTDSRLLVSASQDGKLIIWDSYTTNKVHAIPLRSSWVMTCAYAPSGNYVACGGLDNICSIYNLKTREGNVRVSRELAGHTGYLSCCRFLDDNQIVTSSGDTTCALWDIETGQQTTTFAGHTGDVMSLSLAPDTRLFVSGACDASAKLWDVREGMCRQTFTGHESDINAICFFPNGNAFATGSDDATCRLFDLRADQELMIYSHDNIICGITSVAFSKSGRLLLAGYDDFNCNVWDTLKADRAGVLAGHDNRVSCLGVTDDGMAVATGSWDSFLKIWN, via the exons ATGAGTGAACTGGACCAGTTACGCCAAGAGGCTGATCAGCTCAAGAACCAGATCAGA GATGCTAGGAAAGCATGCGCAGATGCCACACTATCACAG ATCACGGCTAATATTGACCCCGTTGGCCGAATCCAGATGCGTACAAGACGAACGCTGCGGGGTCATTTGGCTAAAATCTATGCCATGCATTGGGGAACAGATTCCAG GCTCCTGGTCAGTGCCTCTCAAGATGGCAAACTCATCATTTGGGACAGCTATACTACAAATAag GTTCATGCCATTCCACTTCGATCTTCCTGGGTCATGACTTGCGCCTATGCACCGTCAGGAAATTATGTGGCCTGCGGTGGCTTAGACAACATCTGCTCCATCTACAACCTGAAAACCCGTGAGGGAAATGTACGTGTGAGCCGTGAGCTCGCTGGacatacag GATACCTGTCCTGCTGTCGCTTTCTCGATGACAACCAGATTGTTACAAGCTCTGGAGATACCACTTG tgcaCTTTGGGACATTGAGACTGGCCAGCAGACAACTACTTTTGctggacacacaggtgatgtCATGAGCCTGTCATTGGCCCCCGACACACGGTTATTTGTCTCTGGTGCTTGTGATGCTTCGGCTAAACTCTGGGATGTCCGTGAGGGCATGTGCAGACAGACCTTCACTGGCCATGAGTCCGACATCAACGCCATCTGT tTCTTCCCTAATGGCAATGCCTTTGCCACTGGCTCTGATGATGCCACCTGCAGGCTGTTTGATCTGCGTGCTGATCAGGAATTAATGATCTACTCTCATGACAACATCATATGTGGCATCACCTCTGTTGCATTCTCAAAGAGTGGCCGTCTTCTTCTGGCCGGCTATGATGACTTCAACTGTAATGTGTGGGACACACTAAAAGCTGACCGTGCTG GTGTGCTGGCTGGACATGACAACCGTGTAAGCTGCCTTGGAGTCACTGATGATGGCATGGCAGTTGCAACGGGATCCTGGGACAGTTTTCTGAAGATCTGGAATTGA
- the rbp7b gene encoding retinoid-binding protein 7 isoform X2: protein MPVDFSGTWDIVSNVNFEGYMISLGIDFATRKIASLLKPQKVIEQEGDCFTIKTFTTFRNYDLSFKIGEEFIEVTKGLDNRSCQRGEKKNRGWSHWIQGDELHLELTCEDQVCKQVYKRSL from the exons ATGCCTGTTGACTTCAGTGGAACATGGGACATTGTCAGCAATGTCAATTTTGAGGGATACATGATTTCACTTG GCATTGATTTTGCAACGCGCAAGATTGCCTCACTGTTGAAGCCACAGAAGGTAATTGAGCAAGAGGGTGACTGTTtcacaataaagacattcactACTTTCAGAAACTATGATTTGTCATTCAAAATTGGAGAAGAGTTCATTGAAGTGACGAAAGGATTGGACAACAGGTCATGCCAG agaggagagaagaagaaccgAGGGTGGTCTCACTGGATCCAGGGAGATGAGCTTCATCTG GAACTTACCTGTGAGGATCAAGTCTGCAAGCAAGTTTATAAAAGGTCTCTGTGA
- the h6pd gene encoding GDH/6PGL endoplasmic bifunctional protein → MLVCVVLLLVTLCTQGGNGEDAQTPGHVSVVIVGGTGDLAKKYLWQGFFQLYVNHVSSGNTFSFYGGGLTPADKAKPVFFEILKAVNCPKDVSQERCALLKEQFLRLSEYQQLKTIEEYQGLSKHIEQQLQQEGLTEAGRLFYLSVPAFAYADIAEKINSSCRPTSGAWLRVVLEKPFGHDFRSAQVLASQLGSSLKDEEMYRIDHYLGKQVVAKILPFRIENKKFLDPIWNKHHIERVEIVLKETLDVKGRIPFYDQYGVIRDVLQNHLTEVMTLLTMRLPMNLSSSEEVLQNKLRIFSSILPIGKNQAVIGQYQEYTTQVQQELNKTKDHISIIPTFAAVLAHIDEAQFEGVPILLISGKKLDERVGYARIVFKNDIFCLQNHNSVHCKPKQIVFYFGHGSLQYPAILVSKNLFKPVSKDSEWKEVTEHKDVSIQGLPISDYYVQIPTEQREAYSELISYIFAGRKDSFISTENLLASWGMWTPLLSSIASSFPRIYPGGADNGDLLNVRLIGKEISYNSEVVIINNDRMGGTSANAFQVMQGQFRGADMVSAWAEELVERLAADLQGAAEKAVLESGVFHLALSGGATPLALFHRLALHHFSFPWRDTHVWMVDERCVPVTEFESNFQNLHDHLLQHVRIPYHNIHPMPVQLNERLCVEEDGGRLLYEKEIRKLVNGSSFHFVLLGVGYDSHTASLFPGSKTDKHGESLVALTESPVKPHQRMSLTFSAINRAHEVALLVMGKGKHELITQLSRVKDNPEKWPVTGVKPSDGRLVWYLDYDALLG, encoded by the exons atgttggtgtgtgtggtCCTGCTCCTGGTCACTCTGTGTACCCAGGGAGGAAATGGTGAGGATGCACAGACACCGGGCCATGTTTCCGTGGTGATAGTGGGGGGGACAGGTGACCTGGCAAAGAAGTACCTGTGGCAGGGCTTTTTCCAGCTCTACGTCAACCACGTTAGCAGTGGAAACACATTCTCCTTCTATGGCGGAGGACTGACGCCTGCTGACAAGGCCAAGCCTGTCTTCTTTGAGATCCTGAAGGCAGTGAACTGCCCGAAGGATGTGTCACAGGAGCGCTGCGCTCTGCTGAAAGAGCAGTTCCTACGGCTCTCAGAGTATCAACAGCTAAAGACCATAGAGGAATACCAAGGTCTGTCCAAGCACATTgagcagcagcttcaacaaGAGGGACTTACGGAGGCAGGGAGGCTCTTCTACCTCTCAGTGCCAGCGTTTGCGTATGCAGACAttgcagagaaaataaacagcagTTGCAGACCAACGAGTGGTGCGTGGTTGAGGGTAGTGCTGGAGAAACCTTTTGGACATGACTTCAGGAGTGCTCAGGTGCTCGCGTCTCAGCTGGGGAGCTCCTTGAAGGATGAAGAAATGTACAGAATTGACCATTACCTGGGGAAGCAG GTGGTTGCAAAGATTCTTCCATTTAGGATAGAGAACAAGAAGTTTCTGGATCCTATCTGGAACAAGCATCACATCGAGAGAGTGGAGATTGTATTAAAAGAGACCCTGGATGTTAAAG GTCGTATCCCTTTCTACGACCAGTATGGGGTGATCAGAGACGTGCTGCAGAACCACCTGACTGAAGTCATGACCCTGTTGACCATGAGGCTCCCCATGAATCTCAGCAGCAGTGAGGAAGTCCTTCAAAACAAGCTGCGCATCTTCAGCTCTATTCTGCCTATAGGAAAGAATCAGGCTGTGATTGGCCAGTACCAAGAGTACACAACTCAGGTTCAGCAGGAGCTGAATAAGACCAAAGATCACATCAGTATCATACCTACATTTGCTG ctGTATTGGCACACATCGATGAGGCCCAGTTTGAAGGAGTCCCAATTCTTTTGATCTCAGGCAAGAAGTTGGATGAACGGGTGGGATATGCACGCATCGTTTTCAAGAATGACATCTTTTGTCTTCAGAACCACAACAGCGTTCACTGTAAGCCCAAACAGATCGTTTTCTACTTTGGCCATGGCAGCCTTCAATATCCCGCAATCCTGGTGAGTAAGAATTTATTCAAGCCAGTTTCAAAAGACTCGGAGTGGAAAGAAGTGACAGAGCACAAGGACGTCAGCATTCAAGGTTTGCCCATTTCAGACTACTACGTGCAAATTCCAACAGAGCAGCGGGAAGCTTATTCAGAACTGATCTCTTACATTTTTGCCGGGCGTAAAGATAGTTTCATTAGTACTGAAAACCTGCTGGCTTCGTGGGGGATGTGGACACCACTTCTCAGCAGCATAGCCAGCTCATTTCCACGCATCTACCCCGGAGGAGCAGACAACGGAGACCTGCTGAATGTCCGTTTGATAGGGAAAGAGATCAGCTACAACAGCGAGGTGGTGATCATCAACAACGACCGGATGGGTGGCACATCAGCAAACGCTTTCCAGGTGATGCAGGGTCAATTTCGTGGCGCTGACATGGTGTCTGCATGGGCAGAGGAGCTGGTGGAGAGACTAGCTGCTGACTTGCAGGGAGCAGCCGAAAAGGCGGTGCTTGAGAGTGGTGTCTTCCATCTCGCCCTCTCTGGCGGGGCGACTCCCCTCGCTTTGTTTCACCGGCTTGCCCTGCACCACTTCTCCTTTCCCTGGAGGGACACCCATGTGTGGATGGTGGATGAGCGCTGCGTGCCAGTGACTGAATTTGAGTCCAACTTCCAAAACCTGCATGACCACCTTCTGCAGCATGTGAGGATACCCTACCACAACATCCATCCCATGCCGGTGCAACTGAACGAGCGCCTCTGTGTGGAGGAGGACGGAGGACGCCTGTTGTATGAGAAAGAGATCAGGAAGTTGGTTAACGGCTCCAGCTTCCACTTTGTGCTACTTGGAGTCGGCTACGACAGCCACACAGCCTCTCTGTTCCCTGGGAGTAAAACGGACAAGCATGGGGAGAGTTTGGTGGCACTGACTGAGAGCCCCGTGAAGCCTCACCAGCGCATGAGCTTAACTTTTAGCGCCATTAACCGAGCCCACGAGGTGGCTCTTTTAGTGATGGGCAAAGGGAAGCATGAGCTGATCACCCAGCTGAGCCGAGTGAAGGACAACCCTGAGAAATGGCCCGTCACTGGGGTGAAGCCTTCAGATGGCAGATTGGTTTGGTATCTAGACTATGATGCACTTCTAGGGTAG